Below is a window of Desulfonatronum thiodismutans DNA.
AACTTTTGCCTATTGATCCGTTACGATAGGAGGTGATCATGGAGAAAGTAACTCAAGTTTATCCGCTTGATGACTATAAGTTAAAAATGCAATTTAATACAGGGGAAACACGTATTTTTGATGCACGACCATATTTGCAAAAAGGAGTGTTTCAACAACTTCAAGACGAGACGCGGTTTCGTCAGGCTTATGTTGCCCTGGATACAGTTTGTTGGCCCGGTGGCCTGGATATAGCGCCTGAAACCTTGTATGATCGCTCACAGCCGGAATAATCGTTACAGGTTTTTCATTCGGTATGAGTTTTCAACTGCGAGCCGTGAACTACGAGCTCAACTTCAGCGATTTTTGTTCTTTATCGAATTATATTGGCTTGTTGGATCTAGAAAACAGTGGTTTGGGCAACAAAAGTTCTCTGTAAGGGGTCAAAATAGGCCTGTTTTGGGGGTAAAGATGAATAAATACAGGCGATTGCTGGTCTCAGGGCGATTGCTGGTCTCAGAGACCCAGCCCGACCCCTGAAAATTGAAAATCCGAGATTAGATACCTGGCACCCAATCCTTCCTTCCGTGCTTTTCCGTGCCTTCCGTGGGCAAAATCTTTTTCTGATTTTTCCCCACGGAACACACGGAAAGACACTGAATCATTCAAAGAGGAAGTTGATATGTCTCGCGTCATGACGTTTGGAAATATTCTGGATGAGGTGGAGAAACTGCCTCTTGAAGATCAGGATATGTTCAGAGAAATTCTCACCAAGAGAGTCATTGAGCGTCGGCGGAATCAGCTTGCTGACGAAATTCGTGAGGCGCGCGCGGAATATAATTCGGGAGAGTGCCAACCTGTAAGTGTGGACGATCTGATGAACGAGATCACCTCGTGAAGCGACTCCTGATTCGCTCCCCATCCTTTGTTCGTGCAGCAAAACGGTTTGTCAAAAAGCGTCTTGATAATGGAACTGAATTGCGAAAAGCGCTGACTTTACTTGAAAATGATGTTTTTCATCCAAGCTTGAAGGCGCATAAGCTTCAGGGCAAGTTGACTGGATCATGGGCATGCTGTGTTGGCTATGATCTCAGGATTATTTTCCGTTTGGACCGGTATAATGAGCAAGAGGCCATTTTTCTGGAAACGATGGGCACACATGATGAGGTTTATTGAAATTTGCAAAAAAACTCCTCCTGTCTTCCGTGGGCGAAATCTTTCTGTATTTTTTCCCATGGAACACACGGAAGGGCACGGAAGTCGGAGATCGGAAATCGATGATTCTCTTTCCGTGTCCTTCCGTGTATTCCGTGGGCAATCCCCTGTTCTGATTGCTTTTAACATTCCATGAGTTGAAAGGCCCAAGAATGAACTCCATACCCCAAAGAGCGGCCGAGGGGATGTGAGGATTTTCCAGGCGCTGGACGAGCTTCTTTTTCATGAGGTCTCGAAGATCTGGAGACAGTTTGTTCCATTCTTTTAAGGCCAGATCATGGAACCGCAATTTATAGGTCATCCATGCTCACCTCCACAAAGGGTCCGGCCGAGCGTTCTCGAATGATTCTTCCATCCTCAATGTCTTCGAGGCGATCAATCAGCCGTTCATAGTGCTCTGCGGAAAGAAGATAGGCTGCTACCTTGTTGTGGTTGAGAATTGCGACTGGATCGCTGCCCGCTTGGTTGAGGACATTGGTAAAATTCCGTTTCAACTCAGTGACGCTGACGATTTTGTCGGTGTAGATTGTTTGCATTGCTGTGCTCCTTTTGGCATCTAATTTGACATTAAATATGGAGCTATAAAGGGCTTGTCAAGCGCATGGTTGGTGTATGCTTGGCAAGGCCAAGGTGTTCCAAGTGCCCTGTTTGATGCGATAGCAAGGGGAGAGGTTTTCTCTGCTCTAAGCGGGTTATTTATTCCGGCCTGAAATTTGCTGGAGATTATCAAAAACCTCTAAGCGGGCAAGCCATGCCCAGGGTTAAACAAGCATATTCGTTGATTTCAGGCCTCTCAAGGGGATGTCAAAAAATGATCCGTGTCTGGGTGGGGAACCGAAGTAAGAGTCATGTTCAGTTTTTTTGGGGCTCATCCGGGTCAAGCGTACGTGGCGAGAGTATTTAAAAAGATATTGAAAACCGGATGTTTGCGTTGCACGCTCAATTCTCCAAGTTTACCCGCAGTGCAACGCCCATAAAGGGGGCGAGTTTCACGGGGCAGGCCAGGAAAACATCGCCGTCAGGCAGGAAGCCTCTCGGCTTTTGCATCTTTCCAGCAGGAGCCAAAAACTGTTTCCATGGTGTACCCTGCGGCTTTAGAGAAGCGGGCGGTTCAATTATCATAGGGCTCCAGTCGAATGCTCTGATTCTTAACGGTTGGAAGCATATTTTACCCAGAATGCGTCACACGCGAAATGGGTAGGAAACCTTTGATTTCAGCGAGCACTATTCTGGATGGGTGACCAATGCGATTCGGAAAGGGAGCTTGACACGTGATGAAATTTGGACTGTTGAGCTGGCGGTTGGCAGCAAGAGCTTTGTTGATATGCTGCGGCTGAAAATGGGTACAGCTCCACGGAAAGAGCCCGTTGCGCATCTGCATGAGAATCCTGCTGGATATGGTCAGGACAAGCGCGAGAATATGATTGAGTGGGAAGTTTTTGGTTCAAGAGTTTTTTGACTTTTGTCGAATTATATTTGATGCTTGGATCTAGAAAACAGTGGTTTGGGCAACAAAAGTTCTCTGTAGGGGGTTAAAATAGGCCTGTTTTGAGGATCAAGATGAATAAATACAGGTGATTACTGGTCTCAGAGACCCAGCCCAGCCGTCTTGGCTGAAACCTGTTTGGTACGATACCAAAGGGGCGGAAGTTTTCGTTGGTTTCAGCGGGTTATTCATTCCGGCCTGAAATTTGCTTTAATTTTTCGATAACCTCTAAGCAGGCAAGCTATGTCCAGAGTTTATCAAGCATATTCCTCGTTTCCAGGCCTCTCAAGGGTATGTCAAAACATTGTTCTGTGCCGGGGAAAGGGTTGGCATGGTGGAGTGAGAAGTTGGGTGGGGGTGGGTTTCGTGAACTATCCAAAATGCGACACACGCGAAATGGGTAAAAATGGCGAAAACTAGCTAAAATACGTGTGACCCTGGTGAAATGTTGCAAGTGATTTCAGAGCACAAGCGTGAAATGGGCAGCGATCGCAAGGCTGAAAGTTGAGATATGACCATGCCTCCAAAGAAAAATATTGCCGTCATAGGCTCCGGGTATTGGGGCAAGAATCTTGTGCGCAACTTCCACGGTTTGGGAGTGTTGGGAATGATCTGCGAACGGGACGAGACCCTGTTGTCCACGTTCCGCTCCTCGTATCCTGACGTGCAAACGTGCCTCGCCGCTTCCCAGGTGTTTGCGAATCCGGACATAGAGGCCGTGGCCGTGGCCACGCCTGCGGAGACGCATTATGCCCTGGTCCGCGAAGCCTTGCTATTCGGAAAGCACGTCTACGTGGAAAAGCCGTTTGTCCTGGAGCAAGCGCACGGACAGGAATTGATTTCGTTGGCTGAGCAAAAGGGCTTGGTGCTCATGGTCGGGCACATGCTCCAGTATCACCCGGTGTTCGTGCGCCTGCGGGAAATGGTCGCGCACGGGGACTTGGGGAAAATCGACTACATCTATTCACACCGCTTGAATCTGGGGAAAATCAGGAGGGAGGAGAACATTCTCTGGTCCTTTGCCCCACACGATATTTCCATGATTCTGGCCCTGGCCGGGGAAGCACCGGAGCGCATCCTGGCCACGGGCGGCAACTATCTGCATCAGCGCATCGCGGACGTGACCACCACGCACCTGGATTTTCCTTCGGGCCTCAAGGCCCATGTTTTCGTGTCATGGCTGCATCCGTTCAAGGAGCAGAAGTTGGTGGTCGTGGGGCAAAAGGCCATGGCCGTGTTCGACGACACGAGGGCTTGGCCGGACAAGCTGCTGATCTATCCCCATGAGATACGCTGGGAGAACGGTGCGCCAGTGCCTTCCAGGGCGGAGCCCGTGCGTTGCGAGGCGCCAGAGGCGGAACCGCTCAAGGAACAGTGTCGGCATTTCGTGGAATGCGTTGAACAAGGCTGCGTGCCCAGGACCGACGGTCAGGAAGGACTTTCCGTATTGCGCGTGCTGAATGCGGCCCAGTGGTCCCTGGAGCATGGCGGCAGGCCGGCGATTCTGGAGGCGTCAAGCTCCCTGCAACCCTCACAGACAGCGTCGCAAGATCGTTCCCATCGACTCGTCTATCAAGCCCATGAAACAGCGGTTATCGATCCTGGCGCCGATATCGGGGTAGGATCGAAAATCTGGCATTTTTCGCATATTCTTTCCGGTACGACAATAGGCAATGATTGCACCATCGGTCAAAATGCAATGGTCGGCCCGGATGTGCGCATTGGAAACAAATGCAAAATTCAAAACAACGTTTCAGTCTACAAGGGGGTCACGCTGGAGGACGGCGTGTTCTGCGGGCCGTCCATGGTGTTTACCAACGTGTTCAATCCCCGAGCCCTGATCCGCAAGATGGACCAGGTTCGGCCGACCCTGGTCAAGACCGGCGCAACGCTGGGCGCGAACTGCACCATCATCTGCGGCGCGACCATCGGCAGATATGCCCTTGTGGCCGCGGGCGCCGTGGTTACAGAGGACGTTCCGGATTTTGCCCTGGTCATGGGCGTGCCTGCCCGTCAGGCGGGGTGGGTCAGCCGCCATGGTGAACGATTGGACCTGCCTGTGGCGGGCGATGGAGAAGCCATGTGCCCGGCCACGGGCGAAAAATACCTGCTGCAAGGCAGCGTGCTGGTTTGCAATGACGATTCGAACGAAATATGAATCGTGAAAAGTGAATGGTCGTGGCGCTGCTCTGATTTTATGATTGAATGCAGATGTTTTGCCAGGAGATATGCACATGCAGATAAAGGCCCATTACAGTCAAGGACGCTTGGAGTTTGCGGTGCCCTTGAGGCTTGCCCGTGATTCGTTCCCAGTGGTGGTGGAGTTGCCTGACAGCGCGGTCCACTCCGAGGAGACTCCCTCAACCAGCAATAATGCCACGTTGCCACCCAGACCCCTGGGCCGAGAGCTTTTGGAAGAGTTCCGGAAAATCCTTGGCCCGTTTCAGGCCAAACGCCCGGCTGCAAGCGTGGGGGAAGACAGGGCGGCGTATATTGACGCACTTGCCGAGAAATACACAAAATGAAAAACCTTGTCTTTGACGTCAATGTCATCCTGGACCTTTGGCTGCAGCGGCGTCCGGAAGAGGAATTGCTGCTTCTCTCCGACTTGCTCGCAACCGGTTCGCAGAGTGGATATCAATGCTGGATCTGTGCTTGCAGCATTCCTGTCCTGGAGTACGTCGTTCGACGGGAACTTAAAAAGAATGGCGCGGACGCTCTGCAAGCCAAACGGATTGCCAAGCAACTGCTGACCCGTCTCCTTGAATATGCCGCTCCGCTGACATGCTTTGGGTTCCATCAGGACGCTTCTCTTGTTGCAAAAGAGGACGTGGAAGATGCCCAGATTGTCCGCGCCGCCTCCCTGCTTTGCTGTCCCACGGCTATCGTGACCAATGAAAAACGCTTTGACGTCGCGGATGCGAATGTCCTGGAACGTACACCGGCCCAAGCCCGTGAATGGATCCAAGACTTAACGCAAACGAACATTGAGTTCGTCGACCTGAAAACGCAGCAGGACCGCATTCGCCCAGATTTGGAAAAAAGCATCCACACTGTTTTGCATCACGGTCGCTACATCCTGGGGCCGGAGGTCAGGGAACTGGAAGCAAGGCTGGGCCAGGCGGCTGAGGCCAAGCATGCCATTGCCTGCTCCTCGGGAACGGACGCCCTGCTCATGGCGCTGATGGCCCTGGAGGTCGGACCGGGAGACGCGGTACTCACGACCCCGTTCAGCTTCGTGGCCACCGCGGACGTCATCGCCCGCCTGGGCGCCACGCCCGTGTTCGTGGATATTGATCCGCAGACGTACAACATTGATCCGGTTAAGTTATGTGAAATGCTGGAATGCTGGAATGCTGGCATAAAACATGATGCTGGGATGCCTGATAAGTCGCTTGGACGGTTGCGGCCCAAGGCGATCATCACCGTTGATCTGTACGGCCTGCCCTGCGACTACGACGCCATCAATGCCGTGGCCCGTAAGCACGGCTTGGCCGTAATCAGGGACGGGGCTCAATCTTTCGGATCACGGTACAAAGGCCGCTCCTTCGGCACCCTGGCGGACATCAGCTGCACGTCCTTTTTTCCTACCAAGCCCTTGGGCTGTTACGGCGACGGCGGAGCGCTGTTCACGGACAACGACGATCTGGCGCACCGCCTGACCTCCATCCGAGTGCACGGCCAAGGCGCAAACAAGTACGACACCGTGCGCCTGGGCATCAAGGGCCGCATGGACACCCTGCAAGCGGCCATTCTGCTGCCCAAATTGGATATTTTCCCCAAGGAGCTGGAGGCGCGGGCTGAACTGGCATGGCAATATGCAGCGCATCTGGAGAGCAATGAGGATGTGCAACTGCCGGTGGAACCCGAAGGCGTCAGTTCCGCCTGGGCCCTGTACATTGTCCAGCTCCCCAATACACAATACCGCGAAGCTGTCCAGGCCAGGCTCAAAGAGAACGGTATCCCTTCCATGGTCTATTATGGCAAGCCCTTGCATTTGCAGCCGGCATTTGCTTCACTGGGGTACAAACCTGGAGCCTTTCCAGTTGCGGAGCAATGTGCAAATCGGGTCTTGAGCCTGCCTTTGCACCCGTATTTGCGGAAGGAGGAGGTGGAGTACGTGAACTCAAATTTGAAGAGTGGGAAAAGGTAAGGGAAAGAGGGATGAGGAAAGTGGCAAGTGAACAGTCTGATATTACTCAACGGCATGCGCTTGATCCGGGGGGGGCAAAACGCATCACTCTGGAACTGACCAGCCGTTGGACACTAAAGCGAATTAAGCGACTACTTTTTAATTTTTGTTTCATATATCTTCTATAGGTTAGTAAGTCTAGCAAAGAGCAAGTATTTTATAAGTCAGCAAAAGTAGATTGTCTAAGAATTGTGAGGTGTGATGTCTGATTCTAATGATTCACAAAATACAAATAGCAGCATGGAAGGCATGATAAAATATGCTGAAGATGCAATGAAGCAGGAAGATTGGTCTACTGCTATCCAGAGATGGAAACATTTACTCACATCATTCAAGAGTGATGCTCCATATCATGTTTATGTTCTCATGTCCATGGCTTTTCGTTTTCAAAATGATGTGGTAAGTGCAGAAAAAATAATAAAAGAAGGAATTAATCTTTTTCCAAAAAATATCGTAATTATAAAAGAGTTTTCTAAAGTAATCAAATTTAAGCAGGACTATTTAGAGGCAATATCAAAACAAGATAATTATGAGAAAAAACATAAACCCCAATCAAGTCCTAATAATCAATTAAAATTAAACAGTATGAGTTATAGTATTTCATTTATAGAAAAAATCCAATTAGTAGATAAAATGTTTAATCTTGAAAAAAAATCGAAAAAATTAGTACTGAAAGTTGCTTTTCTTTGCCGACGAAGTACTTCGTTTATTGAAGACATCGAGCGTGAAATTAGTAAACAGCATCAGGTTCGAATTTTGCATTTCAATTATCAAAGCCCAGATTTACAAGCTGTACAGGATGCTATGGACTGGGCCGATGTAACTTGGTTCGAATGGTGTGAAGAATTAATTGTTCAGGCAAGCCACAATGTACGTAAAACAAGTAAAGTAATTTGCAGATTGCATAGATTTGAATGTTTTTCTGGTTATCCATCAAATATAAAAAGTAATTTTATAGATATAATGGTTTATGTATCACAGCATATGATGACTCATGTGTTGCAAATGCATCGTTTGAATACTCCTGGTGCAGTGATTTGGAATGGTGTTGATTTGTCAAAGTATTGTTATGTTAAGCGATTAAGGGGTTTTAATGTTGCATTTGTTGGATATATTAAATTGATTAAAAATCCCCAATTGCTGATACAGGTGATAGCAGCACTGCGGAATAAAGATGTTCGTTATAGGCTGCACATTGCTGGGGCAATAAAAGATATACAAATAAAGTACTATTTGGAACATCAAATTAAAATATTGGGTTTAGAAAAAAATGTTCTTTTTTATGGACATGTTAGTGATATTAATAACTGGCTGGAAGACAAAAACTATTTGATTTCAACGAGTCTAAGCGAAAGCTTTGGTGTTAATATCATTGAAGCAATGGCAAAAGGCATAAAGCCGATAATTCATAACTGGCCGGGAGCGAATGAACTTTATCCACCTGAGTTAGTTTTTACTACTGTCGATGAGGCTGTCAATCTAATTATTTCAAAAAATTATGATTCTGCAATGTATAATAAATATGTAAATAAATTTTGTCTTAAAAAACAAATAGAAAAAATTTATAAATTGATTTCAGATGTTGGCTG
It encodes the following:
- a CDS encoding glycosyltransferase, producing MSDSNDSQNTNSSMEGMIKYAEDAMKQEDWSTAIQRWKHLLTSFKSDAPYHVYVLMSMAFRFQNDVVSAEKIIKEGINLFPKNIVIIKEFSKVIKFKQDYLEAISKQDNYEKKHKPQSSPNNQLKLNSMSYSISFIEKIQLVDKMFNLEKKSKKLVLKVAFLCRRSTSFIEDIEREISKQHQVRILHFNYQSPDLQAVQDAMDWADVTWFEWCEELIVQASHNVRKTSKVICRLHRFECFSGYPSNIKSNFIDIMVYVSQHMMTHVLQMHRLNTPGAVIWNGVDLSKYCYVKRLRGFNVAFVGYIKLIKNPQLLIQVIAALRNKDVRYRLHIAGAIKDIQIKYYLEHQIKILGLEKNVLFYGHVSDINNWLEDKNYLISTSLSESFGVNIIEAMAKGIKPIIHNWPGANELYPPELVFTTVDEAVNLIISKNYDSAMYNKYVNKFCLKKQIEKIYKLISDVGCKHEKKQINSLDNYKDVVMENELTPKCSKYENYLNFQFIKRMDNLTCIGTSEDVKVQIQNKIRNNKDNLIRVEKVANCLNDFNIINEIRKRSIAQKIRQDVVRYIASTPDVQKNRLDVYRCEFERFTNTKFKKWQDILFYSFSFKTSSAVINIPKKSIGDLCDPAKKIYSRNRMLSFDGMSPILHGSLANGEYTYFSDVDISIFIDPKYLADNDKRLNIVSNIDNINNSMLSVDPIGHHGCFINSINDLNEYPEPNMPLSVLNKGVMLNLDNFQYNVCKRISSDDIAFMSLYKMCDYFIKLPFNLIKNDAKTIKNIISRFFIINLLYYELYYNKYEDKKTILSSIDSLSTEIQKECLGSLTKIRKVWTYLDQNAYGYLSPYLIYLCASSAIDILVNINNSGCVDKITSQYINGA
- a CDS encoding type II toxin-antitoxin system Phd/YefM family antitoxin, producing MQTIYTDKIVSVTELKRNFTNVLNQAGSDPVAILNHNKVAAYLLSAEHYERLIDRLEDIEDGRIIRERSAGPFVEVSMDDL
- a CDS encoding type II toxin-antitoxin system RelE/ParE family toxin, yielding MKRLLIRSPSFVRAAKRFVKKRLDNGTELRKALTLLENDVFHPSLKAHKLQGKLTGSWACCVGYDLRIIFRLDRYNEQEAIFLETMGTHDEVY
- a CDS encoding DUF2442 domain-containing protein → MEKVTQVYPLDDYKLKMQFNTGETRIFDARPYLQKGVFQQLQDETRFRQAYVALDTVCWPGGLDIAPETLYDRSQPE
- a CDS encoding DegT/DnrJ/EryC1/StrS family aminotransferase, with the translated sequence MKNLVFDVNVILDLWLQRRPEEELLLLSDLLATGSQSGYQCWICACSIPVLEYVVRRELKKNGADALQAKRIAKQLLTRLLEYAAPLTCFGFHQDASLVAKEDVEDAQIVRAASLLCCPTAIVTNEKRFDVADANVLERTPAQAREWIQDLTQTNIEFVDLKTQQDRIRPDLEKSIHTVLHHGRYILGPEVRELEARLGQAAEAKHAIACSSGTDALLMALMALEVGPGDAVLTTPFSFVATADVIARLGATPVFVDIDPQTYNIDPVKLCEMLECWNAGIKHDAGMPDKSLGRLRPKAIITVDLYGLPCDYDAINAVARKHGLAVIRDGAQSFGSRYKGRSFGTLADISCTSFFPTKPLGCYGDGGALFTDNDDLAHRLTSIRVHGQGANKYDTVRLGIKGRMDTLQAAILLPKLDIFPKELEARAELAWQYAAHLESNEDVQLPVEPEGVSSAWALYIVQLPNTQYREAVQARLKENGIPSMVYYGKPLHLQPAFASLGYKPGAFPVAEQCANRVLSLPLHPYLRKEEVEYVNSNLKSGKR
- a CDS encoding Gfo/Idh/MocA family oxidoreductase is translated as MPPKKNIAVIGSGYWGKNLVRNFHGLGVLGMICERDETLLSTFRSSYPDVQTCLAASQVFANPDIEAVAVATPAETHYALVREALLFGKHVYVEKPFVLEQAHGQELISLAEQKGLVLMVGHMLQYHPVFVRLREMVAHGDLGKIDYIYSHRLNLGKIRREENILWSFAPHDISMILALAGEAPERILATGGNYLHQRIADVTTTHLDFPSGLKAHVFVSWLHPFKEQKLVVVGQKAMAVFDDTRAWPDKLLIYPHEIRWENGAPVPSRAEPVRCEAPEAEPLKEQCRHFVECVEQGCVPRTDGQEGLSVLRVLNAAQWSLEHGGRPAILEASSSLQPSQTASQDRSHRLVYQAHETAVIDPGADIGVGSKIWHFSHILSGTTIGNDCTIGQNAMVGPDVRIGNKCKIQNNVSVYKGVTLEDGVFCGPSMVFTNVFNPRALIRKMDQVRPTLVKTGATLGANCTIICGATIGRYALVAAGAVVTEDVPDFALVMGVPARQAGWVSRHGERLDLPVAGDGEAMCPATGEKYLLQGSVLVCNDDSNEI